A DNA window from Paraclostridium bifermentans contains the following coding sequences:
- a CDS encoding Na+/H+ antiporter NhaC family protein: MEHIDDNSLNQKKGSAIALLPIGVFLILFLGSGILTGDFYKMPALTAFVIAAVVAFIINPKESLDNKMDVFLKSAGDSNILIMIVIFLLAGAFGSVAKAMGGVDSTVNLSLAILPPNLLVPGLFLMVCFISTSMGTSVGTVSALTPIAIGVSQKTGIQLELLVAIIVGGSMVGDSLSMISDTTIAAASTQGCQMKDKVKMNFFVILPAALLSFIIIAVMTAGTAASAEAGHYEVIKVVPYVAVLVGALAGANVFVLLAGGVVFAGAIGIFTGTLDMWQFIDAVSKGMAGMQELCILVVIVGGVIGLIKHNGGIDFILNFVTSKIKSPTGAKFGIALIASIIDLCTANNTITIITAGPLAKDIGKKYGLDPRKLASILDLFSSCWQGMIPYGAQILTAVGIAGVSSIGVIKFLYYPILLLIFASISLVVEFPKLSFKKEANKESRAS, from the coding sequence ATGGAACATATAGACGATAATAGTCTGAATCAAAAAAAGGGAAGTGCGATAGCATTACTTCCTATAGGTGTATTTTTAATATTATTTTTAGGTAGTGGGATTTTAACTGGAGACTTTTATAAAATGCCAGCATTGACAGCATTTGTAATTGCAGCTGTAGTTGCATTTATAATTAATCCTAAAGAATCTTTAGATAATAAAATGGACGTTTTTTTAAAGAGTGCAGGGGATAGCAATATTCTGATAATGATTGTTATATTTTTATTAGCAGGGGCTTTTGGTAGTGTAGCTAAAGCAATGGGAGGGGTAGACTCTACAGTAAACTTAAGCTTAGCGATTTTACCACCAAATTTATTAGTACCAGGTTTATTTTTAATGGTATGTTTTATATCTACATCAATGGGAACATCTGTTGGGACGGTGTCTGCACTAACACCTATTGCAATAGGTGTATCGCAAAAAACTGGAATACAATTAGAGTTATTAGTAGCGATAATAGTTGGGGGATCTATGGTTGGAGATAGTTTATCTATGATATCAGATACAACTATAGCAGCGGCAAGTACACAAGGTTGTCAGATGAAAGATAAGGTAAAAATGAACTTCTTTGTTATACTTCCAGCAGCATTACTAAGCTTTATAATAATAGCTGTAATGACAGCAGGGACAGCAGCTTCAGCTGAAGCTGGACATTATGAAGTTATAAAAGTTGTTCCGTATGTTGCAGTATTAGTTGGAGCTCTAGCTGGAGCGAATGTTTTTGTACTTCTTGCAGGAGGAGTTGTATTTGCAGGAGCTATAGGGATTTTCACAGGAACATTAGATATGTGGCAATTTATAGATGCTGTATCTAAAGGTATGGCTGGAATGCAAGAGTTATGTATATTAGTAGTTATAGTAGGTGGGGTAATAGGATTAATAAAACACAATGGTGGTATAGATTTCATATTAAATTTTGTAACAAGCAAGATAAAAAGCCCAACTGGAGCTAAGTTTGGAATAGCTTTAATTGCTAGTATAATAGATTTATGTACAGCAAATAACACTATAACTATAATAACAGCAGGACCATTAGCTAAGGACATTGGGAAAAAGTATGGTCTTGATCCAAGAAAACTTGCAAGTATATTAGATTTATTTTCATCATGTTGGCAAGGTATGATTCCTTATGGAGCTCAAATATTAACGGCTGTAGGAATTGCTGGA
- a CDS encoding ECF transporter S component, translated as MHEDTRKTVLKGLMIALVCIATMTIQIPMPGTEGYINIGDSVIFISSILFGPITGMIAGGIGSAFADILSGYAHWAIFTLVIKGLEGYLVGIIMRKHNTVIKSVFSTGVGTLTMVIGYFIAGIILKGSAIISAASIPANLMQGIVSMVIAIPLSYSLSKVKYVKMFKAHS; from the coding sequence ATGCATGAGGATACAAGGAAAACAGTGCTTAAGGGGCTTATGATAGCTTTAGTCTGTATTGCTACTATGACTATACAAATACCAATGCCTGGAACTGAGGGATACATTAACATTGGAGATAGCGTGATTTTCATTTCGTCAATACTATTTGGTCCTATAACAGGTATGATAGCGGGAGGAATCGGTTCTGCTTTTGCGGACATATTAAGTGGATATGCTCATTGGGCAATATTTACTCTTGTAATAAAAGGATTAGAAGGATATTTAGTTGGAATTATAATGAGAAAGCATAATACAGTTATAAAAAGTGTATTTTCAACAGGAGTAGGAACTTTAACAATGGTAATAGGGTATTTTATAGCAGGCATAATATTAAAAGGTAGCGCTATAATTTCAGCAGCTTCTATACCTGCTAACTTAATGCAAGGGATAGTAAGTATGGTAATAGCTATTCCACTTTCATATTCTCTAAGTAAAGTGAAATATGTTAAAATGTTTAAAGCTCATTCTTAG
- a CDS encoding heavy metal translocating P-type ATPase has protein sequence MKNTELFEKIDIKIEGMTCQSCAKAVERSVKKLDGIENANVNIATDKATIQYDGSKVKLSQIKGAIEKAGYKVVDEAKQIDIKIEGMTCQSCAKAVERGIKKLDGIKSVNVNIATDKATIQYDGSKVKLSQIKGAIEKAGYKVIEKIKDNNIDEDKIRKEKEIKVLKNKLIISMVFAIPLLYIAMGPMMPKPFGPLPIPEFINPMHNSLNYALVQLLLVIPIIGAGYKFYINGTKALITKSPNMDSLVAIGTASALIYSVYTTIQIATGKIGHVGGHDHQLYYESAGIIIALILLGKYLETRSKGKTSEAIKTLMGLQPKTAIIIKNSQELEIPIDEVEEDDIIVVKPGSKIPVDGIVIEGHTLVDESMLTGESMPVEKKVGDKVTGASINKNGNIKFKAEKVGSDTALAQIIKLVEDAQGSKAPIAKLADTVSGYFVPTVLAIATISALLWFFVGGKDLVFSLTIFISILVIACPCALGLATPTAIMVGTGKGAENGILIKGGEALESAHKINTIIFDKTGTITEGKPVVTDIVTTNIVREKELLQFAASAEKGSEHPLGEAIVKKGEEEKLEILNVTNFNSITGHGIEVTIDKKNIFLGNKKLMDDKNISTSELETISDKLASEGKTPMYISIDNKLAGIIAVADIVKENSKKAVERLHEMGIQVAMVTGDNKKTANAIANEVGIDIVLAEVLPEDKANEVKKLQDKGNFVAMVGDGINDAPALAKADIGIAIGSGTDVAIESANIVLMKSDLMDVPTAIKLSKETIKNIKQNLFWAFGYNTIGIPVAAGILYLFGGPLLNPMIAAAAMSLSSVSVVSNALRLKNFKAYK, from the coding sequence GTGAAAAACACAGAACTGTTTGAAAAAATTGATATAAAAATAGAGGGAATGACATGTCAATCTTGTGCAAAGGCAGTTGAAAGAAGTGTAAAAAAATTAGATGGAATAGAAAATGCAAATGTAAATATAGCGACAGATAAAGCAACAATACAGTATGATGGATCAAAAGTTAAATTATCGCAAATTAAGGGCGCAATAGAAAAAGCAGGCTATAAAGTTGTAGATGAAGCTAAGCAAATTGATATAAAAATAGAAGGAATGACATGTCAATCTTGTGCAAAAGCAGTTGAAAGAGGTATAAAAAAACTAGATGGCATTAAATCTGTAAATGTAAACATAGCAACAGATAAAGCAACAATACAGTATGATGGATCGAAAGTAAAGTTGTCACAAATTAAGGGTGCAATAGAAAAAGCAGGTTATAAAGTTATAGAAAAAATTAAAGATAACAATATAGATGAAGATAAAATAAGAAAAGAAAAAGAAATAAAGGTTCTTAAAAATAAACTTATAATATCTATGGTATTTGCAATTCCATTATTATATATAGCTATGGGACCGATGATGCCTAAACCATTTGGGCCATTACCGATACCAGAATTTATAAACCCTATGCATAATTCACTAAATTATGCATTAGTTCAACTATTATTAGTAATACCTATAATAGGAGCTGGATACAAATTTTATATAAATGGAACTAAAGCATTAATAACTAAAAGTCCAAATATGGATTCCTTAGTTGCAATAGGTACAGCTTCAGCACTTATATACAGTGTATATACTACTATACAAATTGCTACAGGGAAAATTGGACATGTAGGTGGTCATGATCATCAATTATATTATGAAAGTGCAGGTATAATAATAGCACTAATATTACTTGGAAAATATTTGGAAACTAGATCTAAAGGAAAAACTTCAGAAGCTATAAAAACTCTTATGGGATTACAGCCAAAGACTGCTATAATAATAAAAAATTCACAGGAGTTAGAAATACCAATTGATGAAGTTGAAGAAGATGATATTATAGTAGTAAAACCAGGAAGTAAGATACCTGTAGATGGGATAGTAATTGAAGGACATACTTTAGTAGATGAATCTATGCTTACAGGAGAAAGTATGCCAGTTGAGAAAAAAGTTGGAGATAAGGTAACTGGAGCTAGTATAAATAAAAATGGTAATATAAAATTCAAAGCAGAAAAAGTAGGAAGTGATACTGCTCTTGCTCAGATTATAAAATTAGTTGAAGATGCACAAGGAAGCAAAGCGCCTATAGCAAAATTAGCTGATACTGTATCTGGTTATTTTGTGCCAACAGTTCTAGCAATAGCTACAATAAGTGCATTACTTTGGTTCTTTGTAGGTGGAAAAGATTTAGTATTTTCTTTAACTATTTTTATATCTATATTAGTTATAGCTTGCCCATGTGCATTAGGACTTGCAACACCTACAGCTATAATGGTTGGAACAGGTAAAGGGGCAGAAAATGGCATATTAATAAAAGGTGGAGAAGCACTAGAGTCTGCACATAAAATAAATACTATAATATTTGATAAAACAGGAACTATAACAGAAGGAAAACCTGTTGTAACGGATATTGTAACTACTAATATAGTTAGGGAAAAAGAACTTCTTCAATTCGCAGCAAGTGCAGAAAAAGGGTCAGAACATCCACTTGGAGAGGCTATAGTAAAAAAAGGCGAGGAAGAAAAATTAGAAATTTTAAATGTAACTAATTTTAACTCTATAACAGGTCATGGTATAGAAGTAACAATAGATAAAAAGAATATATTCTTAGGCAATAAGAAACTAATGGATGATAAAAACATAAGTACAAGTGAGTTAGAGACAATTTCTGATAAATTAGCAAGTGAAGGTAAAACTCCGATGTATATATCTATTGATAATAAACTAGCAGGTATAATAGCTGTTGCTGATATAGTTAAAGAAAATAGCAAAAAAGCAGTAGAAAGATTACATGAAATGGGAATTCAAGTTGCTATGGTTACTGGAGATAATAAAAAAACAGCAAATGCAATAGCAAATGAAGTTGGTATAGATATTGTCTTAGCGGAAGTATTGCCAGAAGATAAAGCAAATGAAGTTAAAAAACTTCAAGATAAAGGTAATTTTGTAGCAATGGTAGGTGATGGAATTAATGACGCTCCTGCATTAGCTAAGGCTGACATCGGAATTGCAATAGGAAGTGGGACTGATGTTGCTATTGAATCTGCAAATATTGTTTTAATGAAAAGTGACCTTATGGATGTTCCGACAGCTATTAAATTAAGTAAAGAAACAATTAAAAATATTAAGCAAAATTTATTCTGGGCATTTGGGTACAACACTATAGGGATACCTGTGGCAGCAGGAATATTATATTTATTTGGAGGGCCGTTACTAAATCCTATGATAGCAGCAGCAGCCATGAGCTTAAGTTCAGTATCTGTAGTTAGTAATGCATTAAGATTAAAAAACTTTAAAGCATATAAATAA
- a CDS encoding MerR family transcriptional regulator, which produces MGKYLSIGQMAKLNNISVQTLRHYEKVELLKPSYINETTGYRYYSMKDFGTIDLIKQCKAMGMPLEEIKEVTHNYTSLESIFNILGNQKQIIYEKLKELDNIKNKIESLENKIKISLDKGLNTVFIKENEERTFKTYHCKDRYTDEFEIILRKVLLEVEKDYENVNAEIAFTTSYSDMKFNQNVVYKNVMINLGENKNFIDEKIIKIPKGKYLTMYFDDAYKDSGKYYDVIMKYIKDNNIETIGDFHEIYIMTRVGMDGKEKSLGQIEILMK; this is translated from the coding sequence ATGGGAAAATATTTATCTATTGGTCAAATGGCTAAACTAAACAATATATCGGTGCAGACTCTTAGGCATTATGAAAAAGTTGAATTGTTAAAGCCTTCATACATAAATGAAACTACAGGATATAGGTATTATTCTATGAAGGATTTTGGCACTATAGATTTAATAAAACAATGTAAAGCTATGGGCATGCCGCTAGAAGAAATAAAGGAAGTAACACATAACTATACATCTTTGGAATCAATTTTTAATATACTTGGAAATCAAAAACAAATAATTTATGAAAAATTAAAAGAATTAGATAATATCAAAAATAAAATTGAATCTCTTGAAAATAAGATAAAAATTTCACTAGATAAAGGGCTTAACACTGTATTTATTAAAGAGAATGAAGAAAGAACTTTTAAAACATATCATTGCAAAGATAGATATACTGATGAATTTGAAATTATTTTGAGAAAAGTATTATTAGAAGTAGAAAAAGATTATGAAAATGTAAATGCTGAAATTGCGTTTACAACTTCGTATAGTGACATGAAATTTAATCAGAATGTAGTTTATAAAAATGTAATGATAAACTTGGGTGAGAATAAAAATTTTATAGATGAAAAAATAATAAAAATACCTAAAGGTAAATACTTAACTATGTACTTTGATGATGCATATAAAGATTCAGGCAAATACTATGATGTAATTATGAAATATATAAAAGATAATAATATTGAAACTATAGGTGATTTTCACGAAATATATATAATGACTAGGGTTGGTATGGATGGAAAAGAAAAGTCGCTTGGACAAATAGAAATATTAATGAAATAA
- a CDS encoding MATE family efflux transporter: protein MVSEFLRYAVPSSLAMFISSLYTVIDGIFVGQGVGDSALAAVNIVLPFTVVLFGIASMLAVGGGALVSKNVGAEDIDKAVDIFRQVFKLLLIISIVTSIVCIVFTGPIVRMLGATDNLEPLAVEYLKYYAIFCTPNLVGIVLNSFVRNDNKPKLAMVSTIAGAITNVILDYVFIFPLGMGIKGAAIATGLGQIVTVAILLPHFLKKRGYLSFGNTSLNKDTIKEVLNIGFPSFFGQASFSIIVFLHNIALSNFMGEIGISTYSIINYITTNIYMVLLGLTFGAQPLISYNFGRRDSKKMLKFYDINCKCSLVVSITAALICYVFGRSIVGIFTTDPNIAKLGYHGIKIACLAYIIGSINLNTLVYYQAIEIPKFSNLICVFRSIIFLPICLIVLPKLFGLNGIWSSVLVSESITFIVMYVMANVRKYTAKVINESEQSQNIILGDASNI from the coding sequence ATGGTTAGTGAATTTTTAAGATATGCAGTCCCATCATCATTGGCAATGTTTATATCGTCATTATATACCGTTATCGATGGAATCTTTGTTGGCCAAGGTGTTGGAGACTCTGCATTAGCAGCTGTAAACATAGTTCTTCCATTTACTGTAGTTTTATTTGGTATTGCAAGTATGCTAGCAGTTGGAGGAGGTGCTTTAGTATCTAAGAATGTAGGTGCTGAAGATATAGATAAAGCAGTTGATATATTTAGACAAGTATTTAAGCTATTATTAATTATAAGTATAGTAACAAGTATCGTTTGTATCGTATTTACAGGTCCAATTGTAAGGATGTTAGGAGCAACGGATAATTTAGAACCTTTAGCCGTTGAGTACCTTAAATATTATGCTATTTTTTGCACGCCTAACTTAGTTGGTATAGTATTAAATAGTTTTGTAAGAAATGATAATAAACCAAAACTTGCGATGGTTTCAACTATTGCAGGAGCTATAACTAATGTAATATTAGATTATGTATTTATATTTCCTTTGGGAATGGGAATTAAAGGCGCTGCTATAGCTACAGGTTTAGGTCAAATAGTTACAGTAGCTATACTTCTTCCACATTTCTTAAAGAAAAGAGGGTATTTAAGCTTTGGAAATACATCTTTAAATAAAGATACAATAAAAGAAGTTTTAAACATTGGATTCCCATCATTTTTTGGACAAGCAAGTTTTTCAATCATTGTATTCTTACACAATATAGCACTGTCAAACTTTATGGGAGAAATAGGTATATCGACATATAGTATAATAAACTATATAACTACAAATATTTATATGGTTTTACTAGGATTAACATTTGGGGCACAACCTCTGATAAGTTATAATTTTGGAAGAAGAGATTCTAAAAAAATGTTAAAATTCTATGACATAAATTGTAAGTGTTCATTAGTTGTTAGTATAACAGCAGCATTGATATGCTATGTATTTGGAAGAAGCATTGTTGGTATATTTACAACTGATCCAAACATAGCAAAACTTGGGTACCATGGTATAAAGATAGCATGTTTAGCGTATATAATAGGAAGTATAAACTTAAATACATTAGTTTATTATCAAGCTATTGAAATACCTAAATTCTCAAACTTAATTTGCGTATTTAGATCAATTATATTTTTACCTATCTGTTTAATTGTATTACCAAAGTTATTTGGTTTAAATGGAATATGGTCAAGTGTATTAGTTTCAGAATCTATAACATTTATAGTTATGTATGTAATGGCTAATGTAAGAAAATATACTGCGAAAGTAATAAATGAATCAGAGCAAAGTCAAAATATAATTTTAGGCGATGCATCTAATATATAA
- a CDS encoding DUF378 domain-containing protein produces MLLKQISLVLVIIGALNWGSIGLFELDLVGYLFGGTYSMISRSIFTLVGVAGLYSLYTLATLKDDKNR; encoded by the coding sequence ATGTTATTAAAACAAATTTCATTAGTATTAGTTATTATAGGAGCTTTAAACTGGGGTTCTATAGGACTATTTGAACTTGATCTTGTAGGATACTTATTTGGAGGAACATATTCAATGATAAGTAGAAGTATATTTACATTAGTAGGGGTAGCTGGATTATACTCTTTATATACTTTAGCTACATTAAAAGATGATAAAAATAGATAA
- a CDS encoding CPBP family intramembrane glutamic endopeptidase: MFIRNETLVDRAKTSKKLPNFFWAIILALLFLNIGSILGSIVIIPLISLVGSIPLFSSNPEFLMLLASLLSFIGISLLVFFRVSKIEKRSISSIGFSKYNWFKKYSIGFLIGLILMSLVVLVLYLFGFVSLEQSPSQPVGKFALLNIFIVLIGWIIQGGTEEVLTRGWLMNVLGARYNIKIGLFVSSVLFGLLHLSNPNVNIVAILNIILVGYLFGLYVIKTNDLWGACGMHSAWNFAQGNLFGFEVSGLNVSVGSLFDFNLNGNSLVSGGVFGPEAGLASTLILIIGIVFILLLDRKGFFNKYC; the protein is encoded by the coding sequence ATGTTTATAAGAAATGAGACTTTAGTAGACAGGGCTAAAACTTCTAAAAAACTACCCAATTTTTTTTGGGCAATAATTTTAGCTTTATTATTTCTAAATATAGGTTCAATTTTAGGGTCTATAGTTATTATTCCCTTAATTTCTTTAGTAGGTAGTATTCCTTTATTTTCATCTAACCCTGAATTTTTAATGCTACTAGCATCATTACTAAGCTTTATCGGTATATCTTTACTAGTATTTTTTAGAGTTTCAAAGATAGAAAAAAGAAGTATTAGCTCAATTGGTTTTTCTAAATACAATTGGTTTAAAAAATATTCAATAGGATTTTTAATAGGACTAATTTTAATGAGTTTAGTCGTACTTGTTCTATATTTATTTGGATTTGTATCTTTAGAACAATCTCCTTCTCAGCCTGTAGGTAAATTTGCTTTATTAAACATCTTTATTGTTTTAATAGGTTGGATAATTCAAGGAGGAACAGAAGAAGTTTTAACTCGAGGATGGCTTATGAATGTCTTAGGTGCACGCTATAATATAAAAATTGGATTATTTGTATCCTCTGTTCTTTTTGGTCTACTTCACCTATCTAACCCAAATGTTAATATAGTAGCCATTTTAAATATAATACTGGTTGGGTATTTATTTGGTCTATATGTCATAAAAACAAACGACCTTTGGGGTGCTTGTGGTATGCATAGTGCGTGGAATTTTGCTCAAGGCAATTTATTTGGATTTGAAGTTAGTGGATTAAATGTTTCTGTTGGAAGCTTATTTGATTTTAACTTAAATGGAAACAGTCTTGTATCTGGTGGAGTTTTTGGACCTGAAGCTGGTCTTGCATCTACCCTTATATTAATAATAGGGATAGTTTTTATTCTTCTACTTGACAGAAAAGGCTTCTTCAATAAATATTGTTAA
- a CDS encoding DUF1622 domain-containing protein — protein MLEEFMTKYIPILVSIFEFMGVVVISIGAFTAFYYYIRKVLFKIDVSVKHQFATAMATGLEFKLAAEILKTVLVKTLDELVILGAVFLLRVLMTFVIEWEIKQDNNENNRKN, from the coding sequence ATGCTAGAAGAGTTTATGACTAAATACATTCCTATTTTAGTAAGTATTTTTGAATTTATGGGCGTTGTAGTTATATCTATAGGAGCATTTACAGCTTTTTATTACTATATTAGAAAAGTTTTATTTAAAATAGACGTTAGCGTAAAGCATCAATTTGCTACAGCTATGGCCACAGGTCTTGAATTTAAATTGGCAGCTGAAATTTTAAAAACAGTGTTAGTGAAAACACTAGATGAACTTGTTATTTTAGGTGCTGTGTTTTTGCTTAGAGTACTTATGACTTTTGTTATAGAATGGGAAATTAAACAAGATAATAATGAAAATAACAGAAAAAATTAG
- a CDS encoding DUF3472 domain-containing protein, translating into MKKKILLIGIMTAFMVFGIGNKNIIQAANNATGMYIDPINGKSSDIMTNDWSSVKNPPYTYWAVHNWNAGGEGGGYAGFQQQANRRTAHFAIWDPIAVRKPIEAEYISSDSSASRFGGEGEGMKVETNYNWKPNSWYKMTMRNWQEDGHTKFGQWIRDESTKQWKQIAVLDFPVSNVQFNNNNGMFQEDWAGNGYQEREARLKNFYSRNISDGEWNSLDKQKITSQYPNMNWDGGGNPEYVWVSAGGNIKPSINSGQVFTLNQPSKPDVGVLDFDIINHKYENDKLNISWKLNNESTPQFKGKIEIYKNSSMEGKAIKTIDNIKSYKNEINEEISLDSTNGIYAKVIITDLFDNIVEKTIEINSDEKPGDNKDTEAPTSPKNIKAVNITETSAQLQFDPSTDNVGVSKYWVWDDINKKYIGSSENTTVDLKDLKSNTEYSLIVRAFDVAGNYSLPSYVSFKTKEDNESTNNTWNAHINYPITGKKVVFEGNTYENNWWINAGVKPDPRDRQGKSTGWKLISGPALDDNAWYPDVIYIEGDEVVYNGKSYIANHWTKGDNPEQLHGKGKPWRLK; encoded by the coding sequence ATGAAAAAGAAAATATTGTTAATTGGAATTATGACTGCTTTTATGGTTTTTGGAATTGGGAATAAAAATATAATTCAAGCAGCAAATAATGCAACTGGGATGTATATTGATCCTATAAATGGAAAGTCATCAGATATTATGACTAATGATTGGAGCTCAGTTAAAAATCCACCATATACATATTGGGCAGTTCACAATTGGAATGCAGGAGGAGAAGGTGGTGGTTACGCTGGTTTTCAACAACAAGCTAACAGACGTACAGCACATTTTGCAATTTGGGATCCTATAGCAGTTAGAAAACCAATAGAAGCAGAATATATTTCTTCAGATTCTTCAGCATCACGTTTTGGAGGAGAAGGTGAAGGGATGAAAGTTGAAACTAATTACAATTGGAAGCCAAATAGTTGGTACAAGATGACTATGCGTAATTGGCAAGAAGATGGACATACTAAATTTGGACAATGGATACGAGATGAATCTACAAAACAATGGAAACAAATAGCTGTTTTAGATTTCCCAGTATCAAATGTTCAATTTAATAACAATAATGGTATGTTTCAAGAAGATTGGGCTGGAAATGGATATCAGGAAAGAGAAGCTAGATTAAAAAACTTTTATAGCAGAAATATTTCTGATGGAGAATGGAATTCTTTAGATAAACAGAAAATAACTAGTCAGTATCCTAATATGAATTGGGATGGAGGGGGAAATCCAGAGTATGTTTGGGTGAGTGCTGGGGGTAATATAAAGCCATCTATTAATAGTGGACAAGTATTTACACTTAACCAACCAAGCAAACCAGATGTTGGAGTTTTAGATTTTGATATTATAAATCACAAATATGAAAATGATAAATTAAATATTTCGTGGAAGTTAAATAATGAAAGTACTCCTCAATTTAAAGGGAAAATAGAAATTTATAAGAATTCTTCTATGGAAGGTAAAGCAATAAAAACTATCGATAATATAAAATCATATAAAAATGAAATAAATGAAGAAATTTCACTAGATAGCACAAATGGTATTTATGCAAAAGTAATAATAACAGATTTATTTGATAATATAGTTGAAAAAACAATTGAGATTAATAGTGATGAAAAACCAGGTGACAATAAGGATACAGAAGCACCTACATCTCCTAAAAATATTAAAGCTGTTAATATAACAGAAACATCAGCACAGTTACAATTTGACCCTTCAACTGATAATGTAGGAGTTTCTAAGTATTGGGTTTGGGACGATATTAATAAAAAATATATAGGTTCTTCTGAAAACACAACAGTTGATTTAAAAGACTTAAAATCTAATACGGAGTATTCTTTGATTGTTAGAGCATTTGATGTAGCAGGAAATTATTCATTACCATCATATGTGTCATTCAAGACAAAAGAAGATAATGAATCAACAAATAACACTTGGAATGCTCATATAAATTATCCAATTACAGGAAAAAAAGTAGTTTTTGAAGGAAATACTTATGAAAATAATTGGTGGATTAATGCTGGAGTGAAACCGGACCCAAGAGATAGACAAGGAAAATCTACTGGATGGAAATTAATATCTGGCCCAGCTTTAGATGATAATGCATGGTATCCAGATGTGATTTACATTGAAGGAGATGAGGTTGTTTATAATGGGAAATCATATATTGCAAACCATTGGACAAAGGGAGATAATCCTGAACAATTACATGGAAAAGGAAAACCATGGAGATTAAAATAA
- a CDS encoding EFR1 family ferrodoxin (N-terminal region resembles flavodoxins. C-terminal ferrodoxin region binds two 4Fe-4S clusters.) yields the protein MKINILYFSGTGNTRYVANYLGEKLKNENHIVKIDSIDKNPTVDKDVELLIIGGPNYASNVPEKLLKWVAKNVPKNNSNAIVYCTSAGIVNAHGVDSLENKLKKKGYNIVSKETLAMPRNFYFGKYPQNTDDEINKILSQTNEQLDELLKNIKFNNYKHENKETTSILKIDFFAKLFNFIAKFIGKSFSVDNSCIKCGKCIKNCPKANIKYDKNKNIKFGNDCMACMRCIHNCPKHSISYNNKKYDQYNLNKYTNIK from the coding sequence ATGAAAATTAATATATTATATTTTTCAGGAACAGGAAATACGCGATATGTAGCAAATTACTTAGGTGAAAAACTAAAAAATGAAAATCATATAGTTAAAATTGATAGTATTGATAAAAACCCTACAGTTGATAAAGATGTGGAGTTACTTATAATTGGAGGGCCAAATTATGCATCAAATGTACCTGAAAAACTTTTAAAATGGGTAGCAAAAAATGTTCCTAAAAATAACTCTAATGCAATAGTTTACTGTACATCAGCAGGAATCGTTAATGCTCATGGGGTAGACTCACTAGAAAACAAATTGAAAAAAAAGGGATATAACATTGTTAGTAAGGAAACTTTAGCAATGCCTAGAAATTTTTATTTTGGTAAATATCCTCAAAACACAGATGATGAGATTAATAAAATTTTAAGTCAAACGAATGAACAGTTAGATGAGTTATTAAAAAATATCAAGTTCAATAATTATAAACATGAAAATAAAGAAACTACGAGTATATTAAAAATAGATTTTTTTGCTAAGTTATTTAATTTTATAGCAAAATTTATAGGTAAAAGTTTTTCAGTCGATAATAGCTGTATAAAATGTGGGAAATGTATAAAAAATTGCCCTAAAGCAAATATAAAATACGATAAAAATAAAAATATTAAATTTGGAAATGATTGTATGGCTTGTATGAGGTGTATACACAACTGTCCTAAACACTCAATAAGTTATAATAATAAAAAGTATGATCAATATAACTTAAATAAATATACTAATATCAAATAA